ACGACACGCTGACCCGCATCATCGGCGAACAGATCAGCACGAAGAATGGCGACCACATCTACGACTGGCCGCGCGAAGACGGCTCGCTGGCGCCGAAGATCGCGGCCTACCGCCTGTCGGACAACTGGGGCTGGATCGTATCGTCCGGCGCTCACGTCGAGGAATTCACGCGCTCGAACATCCAGCTGCGCAATCTGCTGATCGGCATCTGCGTCGCCTCGGCACTGATGTTCGCCGCCCTGACCTGGTGGCTGGCACGCAGCCGGCTGAGCCGCCTGAACAAGGTGTCTGCCGCGATGACCCGGCTCGGCAACGGCGACTTCAGCCAGCGCCTTGACGTGGTGACTGGCACGACGCACAACGAACTGGACCTGATTTCAATCCAGATGAACGAAGCGACGCGCAAGACCGCCGCGCTGATCACCGCCACCGCCGAGGCGGCGCGGGCGGTCGGCAATGCGGCGCGGGAACTGCGCGCCGGATCGAGCGAAGTAGTGAATGGCTCGACCGAGCAGAGCAGTGCGGCCGCCGGCCTGGCAGCCGCGATCGAGGAACTGTCGGTCAGCATCACGCACGTGGCCGACAGCGCCGGGGTCGCCGACGGCATCACGCGCGAGGCGCGCAGCGCTGCCTCCCAGGGCGAACAGAAGCTGTCCAGCATGGTCGAGGGCATGCAGCGCATCGCCGCCGAGATCGGCGACGCCTCGTCGGCAGTGACCGATCTGGCCGGTCGCACACGGGAAATCTCGAACGTCGGCCGCATCATTCAGGAAATCGCCGAACAGACCAATCTGCTGGCGCTCAACGCGGCAATCGAAGCGGCGCGCGCCGGCGAATCCGGCCGCGGCTTTGCGGTCGTCGCCGACGAGGTGCGCAAGCTGGCCGAGCGCACGGCCGCGTCGACGCAGGAGATCGCCAATATGGTGAGCAGCGTGCAGGCGGACGCCGACAAGGTGGTACGCCGCATCGGCGAGGTCAGCGGTCAGGTCGGTGCCGGCGTGACGCTGGCCACCGAAGCGGGCGAGGTGTTGCGCGTGATCAGCGAACAGAGCGAACGCACCGCTGCGGCGATGAAGGAAATCGCCGCCGCGACGCGCGAGCAGAGCAGCGCCAGCCAGTCGGTGGCGCAGGGCGTCGAACGCATCGCCGGCATGGCCGAGCAGAACGCAGACATCACCCGTCGCGCCGACGGCCAGACACACGGGCTCGAAGTGCTGGCCGGCCAGTTGCAGGACAACGTCGGCCGCTTCGTGGTCTGAGCGCCGCCAACCGGACCCCCGCGTCTTGTCCAGCCTGCTTCGATCCAGCCTGCGCCGACGCGGCGTCATCTGGATATTCTGCCTGCTGGTCATCGCCGGCAACTCGGCCTGGGTGTTGCAGAGCATGGACACCCTGGTCGAGGCCAAGACCCCGGTCGAACACGTACAGAACCGGCTGCGCACCAGCCGCGTGCTGCTGGAAACGCTGCTCGAAGCGGAGTCCAGCCTGCGCGGCTACCTGCTGACCGGTGACCGGCGCTTCCTGCAGCCCTATCACAGCGCCCTGACCACACTGCAACGCGTACGCGGCGAGGTGTCGCGGCTGATGTCCGAAGACCCGGCACACGCGCGCCGCGTGCCGGAACTGGACCAGGCCATCGACGACAAGCTGGCCGAACTGGACGAGAAGGCGACGCTTTACATTCAGGGAGACCGTGAGGCCGCACTGCAGCGCGTGGCCGAAGGTCACGGCCGCGAGCGGATGGAACGGGTGCGTCGGCTGATGGACGACTACCGCACCGCCGAACAGGCCATCCTCGACGTGCATTTCGCCCGCCAGGCCGAAGCCATCCGCCACGCCTATCTCACCTTCACCATCTCGACCGCGATCAGCGTGCTGCTGGTCGTACTGGTCGCCTGGCTGATACGCAATTCGGCACGCAGCAGCGCGCAGGCAGAAGCGGAACTGCAGTCGCGCAACCATGCGCTCGCCGACGCACTGGACAGCACGGCACGGCAGAGCGCGCACAGCAACGCGCTGTCCGAACTCGGGCGCTTCCTGCAGTCGTCACGCGACATGGACGAGGCGATGGCGCTGCTCGACCACTACCTGCCCCAGGTCTTCGCAATACCGGCCGGCGCGCTCTACCTGACCGCCGCATCGCGCAACCAGTTGCGACTGGCCTGCCAGTGGGGCGACATTCCGAACGACGAGTTCTTCGAACCGGGTGACTGCTGGGGCCTGCGCCGCGGCCAGCCCTACACGCAACCGGATACCGAAGCACCCACCCGCTGCGCTCACCTGCACGCCCCCGAGAACGCCGGCAGCCGCTGCCTGCCGATCACCGCGCACGGCGAGGTGATCGGTCTGATCAGCCTGCATGGCCGCGGTCACGAGCACGCGCTCAGCGAAGAACAGCTGGCGCAGACGCTGGAGCAGGTGGCACTGTCCATAGGCAACCTGCAGCTGCGCGAGACGCTGCGCCAGCAGTCGGTGCGCGACGCGCTGACCGGCCTGTCCAACCGGCGCTACCTCGAGGAATCGCTGGCGCGCGAATGCGCGCGTGCGCAGCGCAAGAACCTGCCGGTCGCGGTATTCATGATCGACGTCGATCACTTCAAGCAGTTCAACGACAGGCACGGCCACGAAGCCGGCGACGCCGTGCTGCGCACGGTCGGCCGGCTGCTGCGCGACCATGCGCGCGAATCGGACATCGCCGCGCGCTACGGCGGCGAGGAATTCACGCTGGTGCTGCCGGAAGCCGACCGCGACGCCGCGCTTGCCCGCGCCGAAATGCTGCGGGCCGCCGTCGAGAACCTCGAACTGAGCTTTCATGGCAACGCGCTCGGCACGCTGACCGTCTCGATCGGCGTCGCCCTCTACCCGCGACACGGCCACTCGCCGACCGATCTGATGCGGGCCGCCGACCAGGCCCTGTACATCGCCAAGCGGAACGGACGCAATCGCGCACACCTGGCGGAGAGCGGCAGCCCGGCCATCGCCGCCTGAGCGTCGGCGGCGCAGCGTATACTCGCGCTCGCCCATACATCGACACACCATGCTCAGCTACCGCCACGCCTTCCACGCCGGCAATCCGGCCGACGTACTGAAGCACTTCGTACTGGTCGAACTGCTGCAGTACCTGAACCAGAAGGACAAACCCTACTGGTACATCGACACGCATGCCGGCGCCGGCGGCTATGCGCTGGACAGCGGCTACGCGGCAAAGAACGCCGAGTACGCCGAGGGCATCGGCAAGCTGTGGGCCGCGCCAGACCTGCCGGCGGCGCTCGGCACCTATGTCGACGTCGTGCGCGCCTTCAATGAAGGCGAGGCGCTGCGCGCCTATCCCGGTTCGCCGATGATCGCGCGCGCCCTGCTGCGCGAGCACGACCGGATGAAGCTGTTCGAACTGCACACGACCGACAACAAGCTGCTCAACGCCGCCTTCGCCGACGCCGGCCGCAGCGTGCGCATCGAGAAGCTGGACGGTTTTTCCAACCTGAGGTCGCTGCTGCCGCCGCCGCCGCGGCGCGCGCTGGTGCTGATCGACCCACCCTACGAAATGCGCGAGGACTACCGCTACGCCTTCGAAACGCTGCGCGACGCGGTCACCCGCTTTCCGACCGGCACCTACTGCCTGTGGTACCCGCAGCTGCAGCGCATGGAGTCACGCGACCTACCGGCCAAGCTCAAGCGCATGAAGATAGACGCCTGGCTGCACGTGTCGCTGACCACGCGCACACCGTCGCCCGACGGTTTCGGCATGCACGGCAGCGGACTGTTCATCGTCAATCCGCCGTGGACGTTGCCGGCCACGCTGAAGGCGACGATGCCCTGGCTCACGAAGACGCTGGCCATCGACGCCGGTGCGAAGTTCGAACTCGATTTCAAGATTCCGTAAGGCCCTGCCATGGTGCTGCAGACCTCGATCGACGCGATCACCCATGCCATCGGCCTCGCCGTAGCGCCGGTGTTCCTGCTCACCGCCATCGCCACGCTGATCACCACGCTGAACAACCGGCTCGGTCGCATCATCGACCGCCGCCGCGTCGTGCTGGCGCGCGGTGGCCAGCAATGCGAAGACGAAACGATGAGCAATGCCACCGAGCTCGAACTGCTGTCGCGGCGTGCGAAGCTGGTCTATCTGGCCATCCTGTTTGCCGTCGCCTCGGCGCTGATGGTCTGTCTGGTCGTGTCCTGCGCCTTCTTCGGCGTGCTGTTCACGGTAGTGCTGGCCGATCTGCTGGCCGGCTTCTTCGTGCTCGCCATGCTGGCGCTGATCACGTCGCTGAGCCTCTTCCTGCGCGAAGTGTTCGTCGCGGTCTTCACGGCCACCCACGCCAACCGCTGACACCCCGACACAATCGGCATCTAAAGCCCTCCAGAGCGCCGGCCGTTGACCCTGTGCACAAGGTCGACGGAGGGCTCCATGGCGATCAACACCTGCTACGGCGCCAGCGCGTCGGCCGATCCGGTCCGCGCGGTGGCCGAACTGGCGGCACAGACCGGCAGCACCGACAAGGACGGACTGCTGTTCTTCTGCTCGCCGGATTTCGACCTCGCGGCGCTGGGTCGCGAACTGGCGCGGACCTACAGGTGCCCGACGGTCGGCTGCACCTCGTCCGGCCACTTCGGCCCGGCAGGCTTCCAGCGCTCGGGCATCATCGGCGTCAC
The window above is part of the Methyloversatilis discipulorum genome. Proteins encoded here:
- a CDS encoding methyl-accepting chemotaxis protein, which gives rise to MISFNRMSVVSQLSISIGLLCAVIFVALIAVVSVSSNRAAMEQTQSALGDQADATAKLLDLSYENALANAAKGMAALKGALGTVTVDDDTVAMGKYPAVRVARAGGNVLNGDEARMKSTRDLIGADPAVMVRVGDEFVRVATLLKDAEGRSQAGVAIKSGPDTAALLKGDSYQGVVMRNGRFYISSLEPIKDAAGRVVGALSARVDVQQGIDQLFESLKSIRVGETGYIHVLRPGESADDTTMLFHPVHAGKTVKEIGNDTLTRIIGEQISTKNGDHIYDWPREDGSLAPKIAAYRLSDNWGWIVSSGAHVEEFTRSNIQLRNLLIGICVASALMFAALTWWLARSRLSRLNKVSAAMTRLGNGDFSQRLDVVTGTTHNELDLISIQMNEATRKTAALITATAEAARAVGNAARELRAGSSEVVNGSTEQSSAAAGLAAAIEELSVSITHVADSAGVADGITREARSAASQGEQKLSSMVEGMQRIAAEIGDASSAVTDLAGRTREISNVGRIIQEIAEQTNLLALNAAIEAARAGESGRGFAVVADEVRKLAERTAASTQEIANMVSSVQADADKVVRRIGEVSGQVGAGVTLATEAGEVLRVISEQSERTAAAMKEIAAATREQSSASQSVAQGVERIAGMAEQNADITRRADGQTHGLEVLAGQLQDNVGRFVV
- a CDS encoding diguanylate cyclase encodes the protein MSSLLRSSLRRRGVIWIFCLLVIAGNSAWVLQSMDTLVEAKTPVEHVQNRLRTSRVLLETLLEAESSLRGYLLTGDRRFLQPYHSALTTLQRVRGEVSRLMSEDPAHARRVPELDQAIDDKLAELDEKATLYIQGDREAALQRVAEGHGRERMERVRRLMDDYRTAEQAILDVHFARQAEAIRHAYLTFTISTAISVLLVVLVAWLIRNSARSSAQAEAELQSRNHALADALDSTARQSAHSNALSELGRFLQSSRDMDEAMALLDHYLPQVFAIPAGALYLTAASRNQLRLACQWGDIPNDEFFEPGDCWGLRRGQPYTQPDTEAPTRCAHLHAPENAGSRCLPITAHGEVIGLISLHGRGHEHALSEEQLAQTLEQVALSIGNLQLRETLRQQSVRDALTGLSNRRYLEESLARECARAQRKNLPVAVFMIDVDHFKQFNDRHGHEAGDAVLRTVGRLLRDHARESDIAARYGGEEFTLVLPEADRDAALARAEMLRAAVENLELSFHGNALGTLTVSIGVALYPRHGHSPTDLMRAADQALYIAKRNGRNRAHLAESGSPAIAA
- a CDS encoding 23S rRNA (adenine(2030)-N(6))-methyltransferase RlmJ: MLSYRHAFHAGNPADVLKHFVLVELLQYLNQKDKPYWYIDTHAGAGGYALDSGYAAKNAEYAEGIGKLWAAPDLPAALGTYVDVVRAFNEGEALRAYPGSPMIARALLREHDRMKLFELHTTDNKLLNAAFADAGRSVRIEKLDGFSNLRSLLPPPPRRALVLIDPPYEMREDYRYAFETLRDAVTRFPTGTYCLWYPQLQRMESRDLPAKLKRMKIDAWLHVSLTTRTPSPDGFGMHGSGLFIVNPPWTLPATLKATMPWLTKTLAIDAGAKFELDFKIP
- a CDS encoding DUF2721 domain-containing protein, which gives rise to MVLQTSIDAITHAIGLAVAPVFLLTAIATLITTLNNRLGRIIDRRRVVLARGGQQCEDETMSNATELELLSRRAKLVYLAILFAVASALMVCLVVSCAFFGVLFTVVLADLLAGFFVLAMLALITSLSLFLREVFVAVFTATHANR